tatcaagtcctctttactcccatatgcCATGCCCACCTATCCGCGTTTGGGCTGCTGTCATCCCCCGCAACactgacaataagcaaaccatgaacatattgcaacaccctacagcggggggccctcacgtttgcgcaagaacggagggcaccgtaggacagcaccataaataacatatacaatcataccaaccaagatcacgattaacccataggacaaaacggatctactcaaacatcgtaggataaccatagatcattgggaaataatatatggagttgagcaccatgttaagtagagattacagcggggagaagaggtgttacaccactgcatagagggggagagatttgatgttgacggtagcaagattgttgatgtagatcatcgTCCCGATCGTGCCctggtggcactccggcgccaccaggagagaggggagagagcccccctccttcttcttccttggcctcccccctagatggtaggagagttccccctctggttcatggcctccatggccgcagaggggcgggagcccctccgagattagatctccctctctgttctccaCTTTTCGCCTTCtgcagatctggccgaaaaccgtttcttatattcccggagatccctaactccgattgtgctgagattttaacacgatttttttccggatataagcttccttgcgcccgaagtagagctccaaccgacgttcgaggagggcacaacccaccacacCACGCCTGGCTCCGGGaccgcgccctggtgggttgtgcccaccacgggcttccgtttgcggtgattccaactcccaaaaatcacatatgttccaaaataattctccgtgaaattttattgcatttggacttcgtttgatatggactttttgtgatacaaaaaacatgcaaaaaacaggaactggcactgggcactgggcacctggctcggatgccactgttggggaacgaagTATTTCAAAAAGAGGTTCGAGTGGATGTTATAGTTCCTATGAAATGTAGTACAAAATATTACATAGGAAAAATTGCTATGGAATCCAATCCTATGAATGACCAACGTAGAAAAATTCCAAGGGATTTCAATCctccaaaaatcatataaaattccTTTGAATCAAGGGAGTCCTAAAGTTGGTTAGTGTTTATTAACACGATAAAAAAGAAATGTAAAGGTCATTTCTTTGGAAAAAATTACTTCATTCGATCGAAATTAATTGACGCCGCTTTAATACAACTTTAAATAGTCAGAGTCAAGTACTCGCATTGATGCAAGATTTATAAGTTGGAGTTTTCAGCGTAATGATGGGCGCGTTTTGACTACCCGTTGCCGGACGGCTCGACGCCCGGTCTAAGAGACCGCGATTGCGGTCAGTCCTGAAAGGGTGTGAAGTGAAACTAGTCAagaaatacaaaaaaataaaaataaaaacttGTCATCGACGGCCCTCACGCTACCAAATCATCTTGGCGCTCAAGATGATGTCAATTATTAAGCGTAATGGCGCGCAAAGTAGTCCGCGTATCGGCGGAATGAAGATCTCCATGTCAACGCTTCTCCATCAAGCTCAACCTGTCTTTCTTGCTTGCTCACACTAGGTAGATAAGGTGCAGATCATACGGGTCGCTTAATCGCACCATGAGAGTTAACTAAACACGCCTTTTGACGGTCCTCCATGAATTTCCTGGTAAACTGGAGGAAAGCTCTGCCTTTGTGCTAATCATCATCATAAACCGCGTGAtctgactatgatgatgatgactcAACGGCCGCAGTAACTAACTACTTGTGTCCACATAGCCAGCTTGTTTCAGACAGCTTTTTTACCCCCACAGATTCAGCAAAacctttgcacctggagatccaCAGATGTAAAAATGGTTTCGACTCTGCCCCTGGTACCTGGCATCCCTGGCACGGAGAATCCTAGTGAAAGTTGAAAGCCATCTCAGTCACCGTCGACTCTGCCTCCCTTGCTTTGCTGCTAAGGTGTAATGCTTCGCATACCGCCGAAATCACAGCCGTCCCTCCCTCCAGGATGAACTGCCGCGATTCGACAGGTCAATCAACAACTTTCCACCTTAAGACTGGCTAGCAGAACATGAAAGTAAAACTGCTCTTGCAAATCACAGCTGACACGGCAACTAACCAATAACCAAGTCGTCTTTCACAGGGCTAGCTAAAAATCATCATCCTCAAAGGCGGCGGCACAGCGCCCCCAATTGCGGGGCCACAGGCAGCAGCGAGTACCACACACAAACAATGCTCGCACACAACTCTGTTAACACTTTCGACGAATTCGCCGATACGCAACAATGGCAGGGCCTCCCCACCCATTCGGTGGAGGAGAACCTACATTCTCAATTTCCTAACTCACAAACCGCAGATCTAGCACGCACCACTAGCTGGCAATCACTTCAGTTCACTGTCCGACGACAGAAAACGCGACCAGCGACACCAACACCGCCAGCAGGTAGCCGCTCTGTTTTACCGCAGGGGACGCCGAGCTCGACGACGACCCGTGCGGCTTCTGAGCCCTACAAGACAGCACAGCCAAAGCACAAGTCAGTAACTGCAAGTCTGTGACCATATTGTAAGAAGGTCCATAATCTACAGCGCACAGGCAAGCAGTACTAGCTTACTTCTGCTTTTCCctgaggaggccacagaagagggCGTTGTCCGGTATCACCGACTCGGTCACGTTGTAGCCTCCGTCAGGATCCACCACCCGGATGTACGTCTCCTGGCCGAGGTACCACGTGTCCAGGTTCTCCGTGCGCACGTTCCAGAACCCCGGGCTGTCGAGCGACAACAGGACGGCAGTCCATGCTCCGGGGAATACCTGCGTTGCGAGTGAGACGGTGTTAACTACAGGGCCGCAACACTTTATGGGTCACTTTCGGTGGATATTGTCTAACCAAGTTACAAACAGCTACACACAGAAATGTTCTATCCAAGTGATACCCTGCAGTACATACCTGAGTGGTGCAACGGGAAACACCATCCCACTTGTTGTACGTAGAACGACTTTCGTTCTTCCACTCACCATAGTCCATTCTGTTGGCAATGCGCAAACAGTTCAGCACACAGGACTCTACCAAACCGGTTACTGAAAGAGATGAATAGTTTCAAGCTGTGCTCACCCTACGACCCAGAAGGCATATCCGTCGATGTGGTAGGTCTGAACCTTCGTGTCGTTGTTCTGAAACACAATCTCCATGAAGTTCTTGTACGTTGAGTTGATGACAGAAGATCCGATCGCTGGCGGTCCGTCAGATGGCATGGTTGGGAAGTCCAGTGTGTAGACTTCTTTCTTGTCATAGAGATCCGCAAGCCTCAATGGAGTAGCAGGCGGGGAGTAAGAGATGCCGTTCAGTGTGGTCCGCTTTTTGCCATTGATGGTAACAGGTGGCATGTTCCTCAGCTTGTACACTTGGGTCACGTTGATTTCGCCGTAGTGAAATGATCCTTGAGGATTCGGGCGAGCAGCACCAGTGGTCACGTTCATCCTGACAAACAGAAGGTATTTAGGTATTTATTTAGGCTGAAGTATGTCTGCAACTATTAGAACTGTAGGCACAGGTCACAAATATTACCAGGTTACCTTACACTTTACTGATTAATGCTAGCCGAAAGAGGACACTAATGACCAGTTAACCACATAGCCTTTTTAAAAGTCACTGTTGGTATTGACAAAATTTACAGTTTCTAATTTCTGTAAGAAATTTTCCTGGAATGAATGCTCAAGTACAAGGGCAAATATTTCAGCAGACAATTTCCCAAACGAGTGCACAATCATGATGCAAGAAAGGAGGTGACTATTACATTTATATCTAATACATATTTTTCTCTCAGTATTCGTAAAGCCAAGCATAGTTAGTCAACATCTCTTAAAGATCAACATCGAACAAAAAGGTGCATaaaatgtttttttttttgcgataGCCAAAAGCCCAAAAGACCATGGAAAGTTAAGGGAAAAGCAAGTAAATCAGAGCTAGATTATTTATTTCATGCAAGAGTACCACTTAAGTTTAGTTAGGCATAGCAAAACACTATTTTTTTCATGATAAAGTACACATCATAGCACATGATGGATACTGAGGAACACGATTATTATTACTAAGCAGTCAACACATGATGGCAGCAATTCCTAACATCAGGCTATTAAATTTTATTTCAGAATTGCGTGAAGAGAAAATTGTGTCGGTGGTCATTTGTATGGTCAGAGCTTAGGTAAAAAAAATTAGTCATAGATTGCTCACTTTTATGCTTGGTTTGAAATGCCTTAATGTGTGTGTATTGGCTCTTTTATAAGAACCCGCTTATTTTTCCCATTCTGAATATGTAGAGCCAAGCATATTTAGTCAATATCTCGAAGATCAAAGGTCAGACCAGATGTGCATAAAATAAATTTGTGAGATAGCCAAATGGCGATTGAAAGTTGAGCAAAAGTCAATTAAATCATACAAGATTACTGCTTAAGTTTAGTTAGGTGCAGCAAAACACTGTTTTCATAAAGTAAGCATCATAGCACATGATGGAAGAGCGCTGTCGTTATTATAAAACAGTCAGCACATGATGGGTCAACCATTTCAAACATCATGCTTATAAAAGTAATATCAGGATTGAGTGAAGAGAAAATTAAGCTAATGATAGTTTGGATGGTCAGAGCTTAGGCGGGAAAAAGGAGTTATTTTATACAAACCTGATTGACCGTGCCTGGTTCATGGAGAAAGATTTGTCGTACTCATCATTCGGCGGGTCAGGGAGCAGACCAGACGCCTTGCCCTTTGAATTAGAGTAGTGCAGAATTGCAACACCGGTAACCCTGGTCCAGAGCGACTCGTTCACGAACCGAGCGCTGGCCACGATGTAATAGTCGCTGCTTGCATTCTGGTCCATGGTGACCAGAAAGGAGTAGGACTGCCCCACGTGGATGTCGAGGTTGGTGAAGTTCTGCTTCATCGTGTAGGAGCCCTCCGTCTCGACCATGGCCATGTTGTGTCCCTGGATCCTCAGGTTCAAGCTCGTGGAGACGCCCACGTTGTGGACTCTGAAGCGGTATGTTTTGCCTGTTGTGGAAATGAGGCTACCAGTTACAACGATTACGACAATGTACTATAGTACTTATTGTTCAAAGAAATTTATAGTTGGCCTTATCATGAAACTAAGTAGCGATTAATCACCAACCTCTTGCACCCATCATATCAGAGAAAAAGTATGGTGCAAGATTGAGCAGTAACATATAAGTATATTTGCAGCAGCAGCATTTGGAACCAACCATGATTATTTCCTCATTACCATGCTGCCAGTTACCAAGTAGTGATCATTGTCTAAAGAAATGTGTAGTTGGCCTTAGCATGAAAGTAAGTAGTAATTAATCATCAACCACATGGCCCATCATATTCAGAGAGAAAAAAACATGTTGTACAGCTGAACAGTTAATAACATATTATAAGTATTGGCAGCAACAGCATTTCGAACAAACCATGATTATTTCCTCATTACCATGCCCATGAAAGATGCGAGGAATTGAAAAGTGGTAATGCAGTATATGATGATGAAAGCGAGAGAAGCAATCACCCTACCTGGCTCGACATTGATGGTCTCGTACTCGATGCCAGCCGGGACGAGGGAGTCATTGTACCGATACGGCCCCTTGCCATTCATGAGAACGCCGTCGGGCATCCCGAGCTCCTTCCCATCATCGAGCATCTTCCTGAGGTCCTATAACACAAGAGAAAACCACAATCAAACACCCTCTCACTGCAAACCCAGTTTGTGGTATACATTTCTTCCCCTGATCCTGCTTACCGTGTGGTTCTTCTTGTACCAGTCCCCAATGAAGAGCCTGACGTCGCCGTCGGGGGTGTCAAACGGGACAGAGATGACAGCACGGTTGTTCACCGTGATGCCGCCGAATCCGCCGGCGGCGCGCTGCATGGAGAGCGGCGGGAAGTAGAAGAAGCTGCCTATCTGGTCCTTGACCTGGAAGTTGTAGGTCCAGTTCCACCCCGGCGGGATGGGGCAGTTGGTGCCGAGGACTCCGTCCTGCCAGCAGTTCTTCCGCTGCTGGATGCCGTCCCTGAATTGATCAAAAAACCAGAGCAAGGCTTGCTTGTCATCACACTGAA
This sequence is a window from Aegilops tauschii subsp. strangulata cultivar AL8/78 chromosome 7, Aet v6.0, whole genome shotgun sequence. Protein-coding genes within it:
- the LOC109745797 gene encoding monocopper oxidase-like protein SKU5; the protein is MACPAAALLLPLLLGFLAAPSPARATDPYAAFDWDVSYVTRSPLGVPQKVIAINKEFPGPVVNVTTNYNVAVNVLNSLDEPLLITWDGIQQRKNCWQDGVLGTNCPIPPGWNWTYNFQVKDQIGSFFYFPPLSMQRAAGGFGGITVNNRAVISVPFDTPDGDVRLFIGDWYKKNHTDLRKMLDDGKELGMPDGVLMNGKGPYRYNDSLVPAGIEYETINVEPGKTYRFRVHNVGVSTSLNLRIQGHNMAMVETEGSYTMKQNFTNLDIHVGQSYSFLVTMDQNASSDYYIVASARFVNESLWTRVTGVAILHYSNSKGKASGLLPDPPNDEYDKSFSMNQARSIRMNVTTGAARPNPQGSFHYGEINVTQVYKLRNMPPVTINGKKRTTLNGISYSPPATPLRLADLYDKKEVYTLDFPTMPSDGPPAIGSSVINSTYKNFMEIVFQNNDTKVQTYHIDGYAFWVVGMDYGEWKNESRSTYNKWDGVSRCTTQVFPGAWTAVLLSLDSPGFWNVRTENLDTWYLGQETYIRVVDPDGGYNVTESVIPDNALFCGLLREKQKAQKPHGSSSSSASPAVKQSGYLLAVLVSLVAFSVVGQ